The DNA segment TTGGAGCGTTCACTGCACGCAAGAAATCAGTTTCAAGAGTTTGCCTCAGTAATGCAGGAATATGTGGATATGAACCATGCTGAGCTGGTCCCAGAAACAAACTTAAAGAAACCTAGTGAGAAGGTATTTTACTTGCCCATGCATGCCGTTCGCAAGGAAGACAGTACTACTACCAAGCTCCGAGTTGTATTTGATGCTTCTGCGAAGTCAAGCACTGGCGTCTCACTCAACGACACTCTACTAGTTGGACCGACCGTCCATCCTCCTCTCATTGATGTGCTACTCCGTTTCCGGACTCACCGTGTTGCCTTGACCACGGATGTTAGTAAAATGTATCGGGCCATTGATCTAACCATGGATGACAGAGATATGCACAGATTTGTATGGAGAAACGATCCAAACGACCCCCTTTGTGACTACAGGATGACTCGAGTCACATTTGGTGTTTCAGCCTCCTCTTTTGCAGCCAACATGTCGGTAAAACAAAATGCCATTGACCACGCGACAAACTACCCACTGGCCGCAAATGCTGTAAACTACTCATTCTACGTCGACGATGGGTTGACTGGAGCAGACTCCGTCTCTGAAGCTATAGAGTTACAGCGGCAACTTCAAGACCTTTTTTCCCTGGGAGGGTTCCTCCTTCGGAAGTGGACTTCCAGTGAACCATGCGTCATCAAAGACTTGCCCGCTGAATTAAAAGATTCCAAATCGACACAGACTATGCCTTCATCTGAAGAATATACCAAAACTCTTGGAATCCAGTGGAACGCTCACAAAGATCACTTCAAGTTGGCTATTGCTAGTCCACCCCCACTTGAAAGCATAACCAAACGTGGACTACTCTCTGACGTCGCTAAGACATTTGATGTCCTAGGATGGTTCTCACCGTCGACTATCAAAGTCAAAATCCTAATGCAACTACTATGGGAGTGTAAGATTGACTGGGATGATCCTGTCCCTTCTGACATCCAAGATGCGTGGATCCAATGGAGAAAAGAATTACCACTCCTGTCTCAAAAACACGTTCCTCGTTGCTACTTTGACAAGAAATCTCAACCTCACTGTCTACAGCTACACGGTTTCTCAGATGCTTCGGAAGTCGCATATGCAGCGGTTGTATACCTACGCATTACGGACAAGTCTGAGAATGCTCAAATCTCTTTGGTAATGTCAAAGACAAAGGTTGCTCCAATCAAGCGGTTGACAATCCCTCGTCTGGAACTATGCGGAGCACAGTTGCTCGCCCAGCTGATACACCACGTCAGACAAGTGCTCGAAATTCCCCTTTCTCATGTTTTTGCTTGGACAGACAGCACTATTGTCCTCAACTGGCTAGATGGATCCCCCAAAAGATTCAAGACCTATGTAGGCAACCGTGTCTCGACCATAGTTGATCTCATTCCACCTGACAAGTGGAGACACGTAGCTGGAACAGAGAACCCTGCTGATTGCGCTTCAAGAGGTCTCTACCCCTCTGAGCTTCTGAATCACTCTTTATGGTGGGACGGTCCGATCTGGCTCAAGGAATCTTCTAGCAGTTGGCCTGAGAAGTTCCCTCTACCTTCAAACAAGAAAGAAATTGAAGAGAGTGAAGTGGCGCTATCTGCACTCACCCTAATTCCTACCCCAATCATACCCGTTGACAGATTCTCTGGATATAGCCACTTGAAACGCATTACTGAATGGATGATTCGTTTCGTAACAAATTTTCAAACAAAAAATCATGCTGAACGAAGCAAGGGAAATCTCTCAATTAGTGAACTGCAAGCAGCTGAGAATTACTGGGTCAAGCTCATTCAGACTACTCACTTTGGAGCTGATATTGTATCTCTTCAAAGAAAACATGCTCTCTCTGCCTCCAGTCCACTCTTGCCTCTACAACCATTCATTGATTCTTCAAACATCCTTCGCGTTGGCGGTAGGAGGCAGCTCTCACAGACGTCCTACCAGTCTCAGCACCAAACCATACTGCATGGGAAGCATCTCCTTACTCATATGATTATACGCGATGAGCATCTACGCCTGTTACATGCTGGTCCAACACTTCTCGAAGCTTCTCTATCTCGGCGCTACCATATAGTTGGTGGACGAAAGTTGATTCGATCCATTGCTCGAAAATGTCTTACCTGCCGTAGATATACAGCAAGACCCAAGCCACAAATGCTTGGACAACTCCCTGTTGAGAGAATCACGCCAGGTTCAGTGTTTGACAACGTTGGTGTAGACTACGCTGGTCCAGTCTTAATCAAGTACGGCTACGTACGCAAACCGAAGTTAGTGAAGGCTTACATATGCGTGTTTGTCTCCCTCTCCGTGAAGGCAGTCCACCTGGAGTTGGTGACTGACCTAACATCTGAGGCATTCATTGCTTGTTTCAAACGCTTCATTGCTCGGCGTGGCCTcccctcacttgtatggagcgACAATGGCACAAACTTTATCGGAGCTGCCAGAGAGATCAAGGAACTCTACCAATTCCTCCAGACCCAATCCACTCAAGACGAAGTCAATCACTACCTTTCTGACAAAGGAGTGACATGGAAATTCATCCCCCAACGTGCACCTCACTTCGGTGGAATCTGGGAAGCCGCCGTCAAATCAACAAAGACCCACTTAAGACGAGTTTTAGGTGAAGTGAAACTAACTTATGAAGAGCTGTCTACTCTGTTAGCCCAGATTGAGTCCTGTCTCAAAAGCCGACCTCTTGCTTCCCTCGTGAATGACGATGATGGTATAGAAGCACTCACTCCTGGTCACTTCATTATCGGCAAACCTCTCACTGCTCTGCCAGAAACGACCCCCTCAAGCCGATCAATTTCTCTCCTAAAGCGTTGGCAACTTTGCAAATCACTGTTACGGCATTTTTGGAACCGATGGTCCTCAGAGTATGTTACTCAAATTGGACGATTTACGAAATGGCGTCACCCCACCAGAAACATAGAAACTGGCGATTTGGTTCTCATCCATGAGAATTCACCCATACCCACTAAATGGCCACTAGCCAGAGTCGTCAAAGTACACCCTGGAAAAGATAATTTGGTACGCGTAGCCACTGTTAGAACTGCTACCGGAACATATACTCGCCCTGTGACGAAGCTAGCATTGCTTCTACCGAACGATGAACAATGACTGATGCACACCATTTAATTTGTAAGACCACTTGGTCTTGGCCGGCGGTATGTTGGTGCATACATGTTATACCTTATTACGTAATATTTACTACAATTCAAACCATAATTTGCTGCTGTTAAGTTGTACTTTTGGACTCTAGTATTAGCCTCACTATTGTTTAACATttcctctctttgttcatgtgagccccacccagggcCTCCATCACTGTACTTTGTGCTCCTGCAGCCATTTTGTACTCACTTTGCTCTCTATCTAAGAATTGTTGGCACAGCAATAGTGAAGTCAATTTGCATGAATGCTTGCTATAGTTTAGTTACAGTATTTCAATTGCATATAGCGGAATAGAACCTGTTTCTATTTagatctagcctgtctagtatCACTTATCTAACTATTTGTCTATACCGAGAAAGGGCTCAAACActtacagtgttgagcaaacatgcaagtgttggatgtgtgggtggatgattGTGAATTCAGTTATTCGGGTTCATTTTTACCCAACTTGTATTTTGATTCTAAAATcattatcaacagtaggccactcggctgtacatgttcatggcgttgtaacggattggagttatgcactcgccgaatttcttgtttcttcgctttttcgcgcttttcttttcctggcaatcctagcaacgttcacattgcaaatgttttttagttttgattccctttcttttttcatTACAGTAGTACATTGATGATAAGATAAATGTGACGTTGATTAATTTGTCATTGTAATCTTGTTGAAGATATTAAATATATAAGTGGTCGTTGGACAGAAGTATTATTATACTCCTCAAtagtctcgatcccaggccacacttcactcagggaattgaggctccttcaccggccttctttTCAAAGTGAAATACCTAAGAGGAAcatcaagaagcaagagaagttcaagaagagaagacaggactggaaTAACATATCAAAACATTGCAATGTGAAATGTCAAATTAAAATTGTTACCGCCCACTCAATAATTGTGACGTTTTTGTGTCATAACTTGTCATATTTGTCATTTCCTCttcataataaataataaaagtaCTGTAGTGTAATTAGCAAACAAGGTAGCATAGATTCAAGTTAGCATCTGTACCTTTCTTCTGCAGACCAGATTATACTTTAATCTTGGTTCCTAACtcaaaatacaatgaaaaagaTAATAAACTAAGTCTGTAATCAGTTATCAGTGTCACTGTTCGGACTTTCATCCAGTCCATCAAGTCTATCAGCTATTCTCTCCATTCATAATTACTCTACTCATCATCATATCCAATATGTGTATGTTAACTATCTCTGATGGATCGTCAGTATCGGTAAATCCCACCAGGAGAGAGTTTTTCAGGGGCTTTCTTCAGTTCCTGGGCACTGTCTTTGCTTTGCCTTGCTTGTCTTGGAAACTTGACATCAGCTCTatgttacagtagtataccttGGCTGTTACTTGGGCTGATCTGTCATCCTCagtaggtatacagtagtctaGCTGGCACAATAAACTTTTGCTAGCTCTACTTACATGCACTTATGCAAAATTAACGCTGCTTAACACTAACAGGAAACTAGGCAACCCACATTCATATGAATCCTTAGGAATTACTTGTGCTGCCTAGCACCGAACTAAAGATAAATACCCTTCCCACAAAAATTTATGATGTAAAGTATGGGACAGTCCCTTTCCAGTCACTGCAATTCAATGGTAAAACTGTCATCACTGTTATATTTCAAACCTGAAAAACACTGTATGCAGCTCATGtagaaactgcatgtgaggtaTCATTGGAAAGAGTAATAGCTAGATTATACAATAGAGAGCAAACTAAAATTATGTCTAGGTAAAATTCCTTCTTTTTTAGTGTTTGAAGtacaaattgtgtgtttttgtctCACTTTTTACTGCATTTGTATACTTGTAGATTAAATGTTTGATGACAACTTTTACATATTTTTTACATTCATTTGACAAAATGTTTTGATATGAACATTATTCAGTATTTTTATTCAGTCATATGATGGCAGCCAtgtttatactgtagatgtacttccaagtgcaaaagcatggaggcctatggtagatccagtcagtgcatgcgtctagcataaatagcatacctgaagtgagagaatggagagcTGAGCTGAAGAAAGAAGGTTTTGTGCTTATCGATGtcacagccacgcccacctcataagttgccatgtgcgttgctgtggcagtcatttaaagatggcggaattgcgtaggtaagaaaattggagcctgagaggtcatctgcctcttggaagcgaacgcaattctgagaaaaacgcccatggtccgggttctagtcgactagaggctgtatctagaatcttctgaacatgtctgtacaaggaggaaatgctttccaagaatgttacttacttacttacttacttactaacttactaacttacttagtcagtcagacgaaacgcggtgaaatatgaaaatagtgcaatttttcaaatatcaatagtaatgcatgagaatattcattgactataattt comes from the Halichondria panicea chromosome 4, odHalPani1.1, whole genome shotgun sequence genome and includes:
- the LOC135334711 gene encoding uncharacterized protein LOC135334711: MADLATLKRRRGTVKASLTRLTTKLAELEDSDRDASFSTYAQQYVKKLETLDASFKTHHLAIMDIEKEEQLGAEQEALDQHDEDIMTLSVRLQVLLSSTATLTVTPPETRYLPDRAVLERRSTQLQARLLAISEDVSRLSGDPSELHLVFLHQEQLSDLKKELSDLRNEVLVITTDTSDVLWVDTQRQDRSIFDASVKVKKLLHSPPSDPTETLTPEPHGVKLPKIDVPTFDGDMLHWKTFWEQFDIAIDGRSDISNTEKLVYLRHSLKDCTAKSVIEGLSHTGDQYAEATASLKSRYDRPRIIHQAHVRKIYEVANLKEGSGKELRQLHDTVQQHLRALKAMGHEPSGPFITSLLELKLDKETMFEWQRASQDSSDIPHYSKILNFLDLRGQASETCSTDAKKHPRFDQKKFNARTVTSHTSSATDATPKCPHCKTQRHPVYVCPQFKSLPHDKMLAVVHTNSLCLNCLRPGHIVRNCVSNNRCRKCQKSHHTLLHNEAKTPPDGETSAFAVAPMVSSNAQPVSSGKALLMTCQVLLHSPDGSQVRARGLIDSGSSTSFISEHLAQSLCLPRSTQNIRISGIAGISHGSPLHSIASFKISPVLSPKEQLQVSAIVVPRVTCDLPIQPIHFDSKWKHLSNLQLADPDFGQPNKIDILLGVDVYADVVLQGRRSGPVGTPVAFETKFGWVLAGRVNKLTIPSEITSHHVIAISGDDILRKFWELEEGPRDCSNFSPEERFVVQHYANTHTKTNTGRFVVPLPKNPQAKPLGESRSSAIRRFLSLERSLHARNQFQEFASVMQEYVDMNHAELVPETNLKKPSEKVFYLPMHAVRKEDSTTTKLRVVFDASAKSSTGVSLNDTLLVGPTVHPPLIDVLLRFRTHRVALTTDVSKMYRAIDLTMDDRDMHRFVWRNDPNDPLCDYRMTRVTFGVSASSFAANMSVKQNAIDHATNYPLAANAVNYSFYVDDGLTGADSVSEAIELQRQLQDLFSLGGFLLRKWTSSEPCVIKDLPAELKDSKSTQTMPSSEEYTKTLGIQWNAHKDHFKLAIASPPPLESITKRGLLSDVAKTFDVLGWFSPSTIKVKILMQLLWECKIDWDDPVPSDIQDAWIQWRKELPLLSQKHVPRCYFDKKSQPHCLQLHGFSDASEVAYAAVVYLRITDKSENAQISLVMSKTKVAPIKRLTIPRLELCGAQLLAQLIHHVRQVLEIPLSHVFAWTDSTIVLNWLDGSPKRFKTYVGNRVSTIVDLIPPDKWRHVAGTENPADCASRGLYPSELLNHSLWWDGPIWLKESSSSWPEKFPLPSNKKEIEESEVALSALTLIPTPIIPVDRFSGYSHLKRITEWMIRFVTNFQTKNHAERSKGNLSISELQAAENYWVKLIQTTHFGADIVSLQRKHALSASSPLLPLQPFIDSSNILRVGGRRQLSQTSYQSQHQTILHGKHLLTHMIIRDEHLRLLHAGPTLLEASLSRRYHIVGGRKLIRSIARKCLTCRRYTARPKPQMLGQLPVERITPGSVFDNVGVDYAGPVLIKYGYVRKPKLVKAYICVFVSLSVKAVHLELVTDLTSEAFIACFKRFIARRGLPSLVWSDNGTNFIGAAREIKELYQFLQTQSTQDEVNHYLSDKGVTWKFIPQRAPHFGGIWEAAVKSTKTHLRRVLGEVKLTYEELSTLLAQIESCLKSRPLASLVNDDDGIEALTPGHFIIGKPLTALPETTPSSRSISLLKRWQLCKSLLRHFWNRWSSEYVTQIGRFTKWRHPTRNIETGDLVLIHENSPIPTKWPLARVVKVHPGKDNLVRVATVRTATGTYTRPVTKLALLLPNDEQ